The genomic DNA ATCTGTCCCGCCGCCATGAGCATCGCCCCGCCGCCGGAGATGCGCCGGACGACGTCGAATCCGTGCTTCGCGGCGCCCTCAGGGTCGACCTCGTTGCGGTACGACTGGAAGGAGCCGATGACGACGGCCGACTCGTCCCATTCCCAGATGCGCAGGGTCGGGCGACGGCGCCCCTCGCCCACCCGGGAGGTGAGCACCTCGTCGAGCGCGAGGTTCATGCGCGGCGAGACCGCCTTCTCGTGGACGATCTCCCAGTCGAAGTCGCGCCACCCCGGTGCGGTGACCAGCGCGCGACGCACGGCGGTGCCCACGGCCTCGGGGCTGAAGCCGAGCAGCTGCGCCCCCTCGGGGAGGGCACCGCGGACGGCCGCGGCGATGGCCGTGGCGTCGGACTCAGCGGGGAGGCCCTCGACGGCGGCGTTGATGTCGTCGAGCGCGGAGTCCGGTTCGAGGAAGAAGTCCCCGGCGAGCCGGAACCGCGCGATCCGGTCGTTCTCGACCTCGAGGTCGACGACGACGAGCTTGCCCCCAGGAACCTTGTATTCACCGTGCACGGATCCAGCTTAAGGCGCACGCTGCCGCCGTGGTCAGCCGCCGAGCACGACCACGCGTTCCCCGGCCCTGATCGGCGTGGAGTAGCGGTTGCCTGGTGTGGGCAGGGGGCAGATGAACTGGTCGGAGAAGGCGCACGGCGGGAGGTACGCCCGGTTGAAGTCGATCACGGCGGACCCGTCAGCGGCGGGCTCGTCAACGGGGAGGAACCGGAACCGGTACGTCTCCAGCCCGTTCGTCCCATCGGCGAAGACCGCACTCAGCGCTCCGCTCCCGCTGCGGGTGACCGTGAGCTCGTGCGGGGCCCCGGCAAGCTCGAACCGCAGGCGTCCGGCGATCGGGGTCTCGCGCTCCTCGCCGTCGACCGCGGTGACGACGATCCGCTCGTCCGGCGCGGGCTCGAACGTGGCCGGGATCCGCCATCGCTCGTCGGGGGCGTAGGCGTCGATCGCGGTGAACCACTCCCGCTGCGGACGGGCGGGGTTCCAGACGCGGAGCGCCAGCAGTCCGTTGCGGTCGAACACACGCAGCTCGCGCCGCCCGAGGCGCAGGGTCTGGGTGCCGCGGAGGGTGACGACCGACCCCGACGGTCCCAGCTCACTGCCGCGGATGCCGCCGTCCCCGGTGAGGGCCCAGAGTCCGGGTACGCCGTCGACCGCGGCGGGTTCGGTGATGAGCCAGTTCGTGGACTCCAGCGCGGACGGCCCGTATTCCGACCCCGCGTAGCGCTCGCGCGCCGCATGCCACTCGTGCCAGTCCGTCAGGAAGCTCATCGCCGCGGGCCCTCCCCTCGCTCGTGCGGATGTGCCCCGAATCTAGGGCTGCCCCCGTCGCCCGTGATCCCCGTCCGTCACACGCCTTCACCCCGCGTCATCCCGCGTCACACTCCCCCTCCGTCCGTCCCTCCCTCCGGTGCGGGGTCACACCCGTCCCTCCCCACCCCCTCCCCCGCCCGTTCCTGATCCCGCCCCCGGCCGCCCCCACCGCCGGTCTCCCGCGCGGGATCAAAACAGTCCCCCGCCACCCCATCCCGCGCCCGTTTCTGACCCCGCCACCCGCCCGCCGCGACCGCCCCCTCCCGCGCAGGATCAAAACCGCCCCCTGGCACCGCGCTCCGCGCCCGTTCCTGATCCCGCACCCGGACACGCCCGCCACACACCTCCCTCGGGATCGAAACCGCACCCGCCATCCCGTCCTCCAGCTCATTTCTGATCCCGCCACCGCGCGGCCCTCGGCCACGCGTACGCTCCGAACTCACCACCACCGCCCCGATCAGCGGCGCGGCCACCGGCGTACGCGCTCACCGCGTGTGTTCGAAAACGCTCTCCCGCCGCCCACCCCAGGCCCGAAAGTGATCCCGCACAGGGCCAGAGGGAGGCACGAACGTTGTCCCGGAGTGGGGTGAGGCGCCCGTGATCCCGACGATGAGCCCGGGCGCCAACGCACCCACTCACCGCGTGTGTTCGAAAACGCCCTCCCGCAGCCCGTCGCAGGCCCGAAAGTGATCCCGCGGGATGGCCGGAGGCGTGAAAGTGATCCCGACACGTCGCCACGGACGCTGCCTCGTCGACGCGCGCCGAGGCCCCACACTCGTCGTGAGCGCAAGAGCGCGCCTCTGGGACGTGTTCCGGGCACCAAAGTGATCCGGCGTGGCGGACGGAAGGGGCGAAAGTGATCCCGGACGGAACGGGCCGGCCGGGGCGGCGGGGGGTCAGCGGGCGGGGATGTGGGCGTCGAGCCAGGCGAGGACGTCGGCGCGCACCTCGTCCTGCTGGAGCTCCTGGAAGATCTCGTGCCGGGCGTCGGGGTAGACGAGGGTCG from Microbacterium paraoxydans includes the following:
- a CDS encoding lipoate--protein ligase family protein; its protein translation is MHGEYKVPGGKLVVVDLEVENDRIARFRLAGDFFLEPDSALDDINAAVEGLPAESDATAIAAAVRGALPEGAQLLGFSPEAVGTAVRRALVTAPGWRDFDWEIVHEKAVSPRMNLALDEVLTSRVGEGRRRPTLRIWEWDESAVVIGSFQSYRNEVDPEGAAKHGFDVVRRISGGGAMLMAAGQIITYSLYVPASLVAGMTFADSYAFLDDWVLQALRSLGIDAVYQPLNDIASPTGKIGGAAQKRLANGGVLHHATLSYDIDGQMMTEVLRIGREKLSDKGTTSAAKRVDPLRSQTGLERAEIIERFKDTFRSLTSAEDGGITPDEYADAQALVESKFSTDAWLHRVP
- a CDS encoding DUF1684 domain-containing protein; the protein is MSFLTDWHEWHAARERYAGSEYGPSALESTNWLITEPAAVDGVPGLWALTGDGGIRGSELGPSGSVVTLRGTQTLRLGRRELRVFDRNGLLALRVWNPARPQREWFTAIDAYAPDERWRIPATFEPAPDERIVVTAVDGEERETPIAGRLRFELAGAPHELTVTRSGSGALSAVFADGTNGLETYRFRFLPVDEPAADGSAVIDFNRAYLPPCAFSDQFICPLPTPGNRYSTPIRAGERVVVLGG